From a region of the Helianthus annuus cultivar XRQ/B chromosome 5, HanXRQr2.0-SUNRISE, whole genome shotgun sequence genome:
- the LOC110943920 gene encoding secreted RxLR effector protein 161-like: protein MGCRPSSFPIESNLKLDKGEKENRVDATSYRRLIGRMLYLQVTRPDIAYAVNVLSQFVADPRKNRMDVANRVLRYLKGTVGQGILLPRAGEPVLTAYCDADWLGCPYSRRSRTGYLLLLGGAPISWKSKKQSLVSRSSAEAEYRAMASTVSEILWVRWLLKDLQIILTAPTTLFCDNQAARDIANNPVFHERTKHVEMDCYFVRERVESKEIMTMQINRKDQIVDLLTKGLGSQQLQTLLVKMGIRNLHAPS, encoded by the coding sequence ATGGGTTGTCGACCAAGCTCCTTTCCTATTGAATCAAATCTAAAACTCGATAAAGGTGAAAAGGAGAATCGAGTAGATGCCACCTCGTATCGGCGCTTAATTGGCAGAATGTTATATCTACAGGTTACAAGACCAGACATTGCCTATGCTGTTAACGTGTTAAGTCAGTTTGTGGCTGACCCAAGGAAAAATCGTATGGATGTTGCAAATCGGGTACTTCGTTACTTAAAAGGAACAGTAGGACAGGGTATTTTACTCCCACGAGCTGGCGAACCCGTCTTAACTGCTTATTGTGACGCAGACTGGCTTGGATGCCCCTATTCTAGACGTTCGAGAACCGGATATCTTCTCCTTTTGGGTGGTGCTCCTATTTCTTGGAAGTCCAAGAAACAATCTCTAGTCTCTCGTTCCTCTGCAGAGGCTGAATATAGAGCCATGGCATCCACCGTTAGTGAAATCTTATGGGTCCGATGGTTACTTAAGGATCTACAGATCATCCTGACAGCTCCAACAACTCTCTTCTGCGATAATCAAGCAGCTCGTGACATTGCTAACAACCCAGTTTTTCATGAACGAACCAAACATGTTGAGATGGACTGTTACTTTGTTCGAGAGAGAGTTGAATCCAAAGAAATCATGACAATGCAAATAAACAGAAAAGATCAGATTGTAGATTTACTCACAAAAGGTTTGGGATCTCAGCAACTCCAAACGTTACTTGTCAAGATGGGCATTCGAAACTTACATGCTCCATCTTGA